The sequence below is a genomic window from Paenibacillus silvisoli.
GTCTACCAGGTGGCGGAGATGGTAGGCTTTCAGGATGCCGCGTATTTCAGCACGGTGTTCAAGGCGCTGGAACGGATGAGCCCGAAAGAATTCCAGCAATCGTTCTTAATTGCCAATGATTCTTAAAGAAACCCAAGGTTTTTGAAATTATTAAATCCTTCCGACCGCTATACTTTGGGTATCCCAGAAGAAGGAGGAGTGACAATTGCGAATTATGAAAAGGCTTACAGTGCTCTTCGTCATGATGGCACTGATCATCACGGCTTGCAGCAACAATAACAACAGCAACGATGATAAGGGCAGCGCTTCGGAAACAGGCAAGAACAATACGGCAACCGAAACGAAGGACGGCAATGATTCGGGGGATTCAAAGTCCAGCGGCAAGATGACCGACGTCGGTACGCCGCGAAGCGAAACGTTGATCGTGGATATCTTGGGCGGACGCAGCCCCGATCCGGATCGGTATAATCCGTATGTGCCGGGAGCGGTAGCGATGGATGCCGGCGTGCATCAGCTCATGTTCTCGAACTTATGGGAAATCGATACGCAGAAGGGCACGCAAATCCCGGATTTGGCGGCAACCTTCCCCGAGGCGCTCGACGGCACCAACACCAAATTCAGCTTTAAGGTGCAGGAAGGGTTGACCTGGTCGGACGGCCAGCCGTTTACGGCGCATGACGTTGAATTTACGGCAAAGATGATTACCGATTCGAAGGAGCTCGGCTACAACGGGTACTTCACCAATTTGATTAAAAGCATGAAAGCGACCGACGATTATACGATCGAGGTCGAAACCGTCAATCCGGAAACGCGATTGGCGCAGAAGCTCGGCGTCGTCATTTGGGGCAACACGTTCCGCGTCATGCCGAAGCATATTTGGGAGAAAGAAGACCCTGCCACCTTCAAATTCTCGAACCCGATCGGCGTAGGGCCGTACAAGCTGAAGGATCGCGATCCGCAGGGGAACTGGTTCCTCTGGGAGAAGCGCGAGGATTGGCAGAAGAGCGATATCGGCAAGCTGGTAGGCGAACCGGGCCCGAAATACATTTTGTTCAAGTTCTTCGGACCTGAGGAGAAGCGGATTATCGCCATGATTCAGCATGATATGGACATCCTCCAGGATATTACGCCTGAAAGCTGGGATGTGCTGAGACAGAAGAACGAATACGCGCAGGCTTGGTACAAGGACTTCCCGTATGCCACGATGGACGATCCGTGCGAACGCGGCATGTCCTTCAATACGGCGAAAGAGCCTTACGACAATCCGGACGTCCGTTGGGCGCTCGCGCTGATGACGGATATCAAGAACGTATCGATGGCAACCTTCGGAGGCATGCTTCGCGTATCCCCGATCCAGCTGCCGCCGATCAAGGTGCTGCAGGATAATTACCATAAGCCGATGCTGGGCTGGCTGAAGGACTTTGCGCTTGAAGACGGTTACAAGCCGTTCGACGAAAGCTATGCGGAAGGCATCGTCGATATGCTGAAGCAGCAGGGCGTCGAAGGCTTGCCGACAGATTCGAACGCAATCAAAGACACCTTCGGCGTAGGCTGGTGGAAGTTTGATCCGGCCGAAGCCGCGAAGCTGCTGGAAAAGAACGGCTTCAAGAAGGACGGCGACAAATGGCTCATGCCGGACGGCAAGCCATGGACGATGACGATCAACGCGCCTGCCAACTTCGAAGTCCAATCGATGCGTTTGGCGTTCGCGGTGGCGGACTCCTGGAGAAAGCAAGGCATCGACGTGAACGTGCAGCAGATGGAAGGCGCTTCCTTCTGGGACAGCGAATCGACGGGCGCGTTCCAAATCGGCTCCTACTGGCCGGCATGCGGCTTGCTGCCGGATACGACGGCCAATATGACCGGCTGGCACCAGAAATACATCGTTCCGATCGGCGAGCAGGCGCCGGGGAACCGTAACCGCTGGGCTAACGACCGCGTGAGCACGCTGCTCGACGAACTGGACGCCTTGCCGAGCGACGATCCGAAGGTCATTCAGAATATTACGGAAATCAACAAAGAATTCGTCAAAGGAATGCCGTTCATCCCGATGTTCGGCACATCCAAATTCGTTCCCGTGGACACGTACTATTGGGACGGATTTCAAACGTCTGAAAATGCGTTCGAGGGTCCA
It includes:
- a CDS encoding ABC transporter substrate-binding protein, whose amino-acid sequence is MKRLTVLFVMMALIITACSNNNNSNDDKGSASETGKNNTATETKDGNDSGDSKSSGKMTDVGTPRSETLIVDILGGRSPDPDRYNPYVPGAVAMDAGVHQLMFSNLWEIDTQKGTQIPDLAATFPEALDGTNTKFSFKVQEGLTWSDGQPFTAHDVEFTAKMITDSKELGYNGYFTNLIKSMKATDDYTIEVETVNPETRLAQKLGVVIWGNTFRVMPKHIWEKEDPATFKFSNPIGVGPYKLKDRDPQGNWFLWEKREDWQKSDIGKLVGEPGPKYILFKFFGPEEKRIIAMIQHDMDILQDITPESWDVLRQKNEYAQAWYKDFPYATMDDPCERGMSFNTAKEPYDNPDVRWALALMTDIKNVSMATFGGMLRVSPIQLPPIKVLQDNYHKPMLGWLKDFALEDGYKPFDESYAEGIVDMLKQQGVEGLPTDSNAIKDTFGVGWWKFDPAEAAKLLEKNGFKKDGDKWLMPDGKPWTMTINAPANFEVQSMRLAFAVADSWRKQGIDVNVQQMEGASFWDSESTGAFQIGSYWPACGLLPDTTANMTGWHQKYIVPIGEQAPGNRNRWANDRVSTLLDELDALPSDDPKVIQNITEINKEFVKGMPFIPMFGTSKFVPVDTYYWDGFQTSENAFEGPWWWWSQFKFYTPHLKSTGR